The Salvia miltiorrhiza cultivar Shanhuang (shh) chromosome 2, IMPLAD_Smil_shh, whole genome shotgun sequence DNA window ACGTTCACACGCGCTCAATAGTAAGAAACTGCAGTCAAATATCTCAAATTCATTGCGTGTGTGTTGGCATAATTGTTTAGTGATAAATGTTTGAGATCAAATGTCCCTAATTTGATTTCGAATTCATCGTAGCAcgattttaaaaatttatgtttatccaataaaatctcaaaaatcacaaattcaattaaaaaaaaaattcaaatccgCAATCATAACAAGCTACGCCACATTCAATCATAATTCATAACAATCATAAtctggtaaaaaaaaaaaaaaatcataggaGTAATATTGTTGAAGAGAGATGTTTCATAGTTCTTCCGACATGGCCATTGAGTCAGCTTAAATCAGAAGCTTACGTGGTATTTCCGTTGCCACATAGGataaaattgatgaaaataAGTGGATTGGTATCTTGTCTTGAATGATATGAAATATTACAAGTTTAGTATttgtttgaaataaaataattttgttaatcAATTTGATACAAATGAATGATATGAAATATTACAAGTTTAGTATttgtttgaaataaaataattttgttaatcAATTTGATACAAATAAACCAAGTTAGTtactttttaagaaaataacccgataattgtttatattttcgtTTGGGGTTTGTAATAAAATTCTTTTCGGCATTTTGCTTCTAACTGTATTATAGTTTTGCTCGGTTGCGAGCTTATCAACCCCACATTGACCAAAAAAGCAATCTCTATCAACAATAATTAAATGTCTCCTAACAACTAATTATTcgattatattttattgaagGACCCCAAACTTTTGAAGGAGCTTTTCCAGATCTTATATATTATAATCTTCATATTATCTGTATTACATGTGCATTAATATGTTTGGAATTAGGTATATCTTTTTGTTGTTCTCTAAGTAATTCTAAAACCAACATAACAAGTTCCcttccattttttttactaattgtATACAAGCAACCTTTTTTATGTGTATTGACGGTATTATAAAAAACATTCTTAATTATCTATCTCGACAAATTTTTTCTAGAATGACTGATTAAATACAAACCTTTATGTTCTTATTTTCAGaatgtgaaaattatttaaacgtttaagtagaaaataatataatatagatCATACAATATTAGTAGGAGAAACATGATTGGAAGGATATAAGAGAAGAATCACATTAAAAAGTATTGGTAATAATTTTGAGTGTCATTCTTATCAAATAACAATTGCTAATCACATTACAAAATATTGGTAATGATTTTCTCTCATAAAAATTGCTAACCATAGTTAACTGGTCCGTCAATTGTTTTATCGCCAATATGTAAGAACAAAATTCTTTAGGGATCTTAAAACACAGCATAATGTAAGTCAGAATTACAAGTAAATGACTTTGTAGATGACAATTATCCAACTTTTTAGTATCACAAATATGAGATGTACTAATAATTCAACCGCTACAAAGCCTACAATCATAAAGATGGTCTCATAAATAGGActatcatttatatatatagaagctTGCTTAAGATTATTTGAAGGCCtaaatttcttattttcttataCGCACCAATATTCgaatttatacatatataatcgtaattttattgttattatttagttttaaattttgatagtttgacaaatttatttttttctataaaaaacTTTCCTCACATGTATACTAGTATAATATACATATTCTTAGAAATGCAAGGTATCTATGAATATAGATAACAACTATGCGATTGcgtaaagagaaaaaaaaaaaattgacgcaATTCTTGGAAAGTAGAATCCACCGTAAAATCCACTTTGTAGAACAATAATAGAGAGTCCAAAaatatgattagttgaaatggTATAAGTATTAACTCATGAAATAAACGTTAAATTAGTTTTCTTTGACATTACAGACTCTATTGACCAAGCGAAGGAGAAAGCATccaatatgaaataaaattggGTTTTGCATTTGCTGCCGTGGGACTCTTAACTTTCCTCCAATACTTTCCTTCTCccttttcttctcaaaattttttctctttctgtATATGCAGATTCTTTTTTCATACGCCATACTTACTATATAAACCTCATATGTCATTTTTCTGCTGATTTCTTCTCAGTCTCCTTCTCCTTGAGCACACGCATTCAATCACTGTAATCTTAAATAATTCTCTTTTTTTGTGTGtaaattttacataatttaaaaattcaatGGAGGTGTCGTGTTCACCGCCGCTCTCCGTCAATTGCGTGCTGAATTCCGGTCCACTCCGGCGCGTTTCTGCATCCGCCGCTCACCGCCGTGGTCACAAATTAGTAGCGTTTTCCCCAAATTGCTctccctcctcctcctcctcctcctcctgtGATGCCGCCACTTCCAGTGCTTGCAGCACCAGCAGCAGCTCTTCTTCCTCTTATTTCGGAATCTCGCTTGCTCAAAATTGTGGATTGCATCGGAATAACACAGTTGCTCTGAAGAAGCCCAGGCGCTCGTTTTTCGTGGTTTCAGGAATCTTCGAGAGGTTCACGGAGAGATCGATCAAAGCGGTGATGTTCTCGCAGAGAGAAGCCAAGGCTATGGGCAAGGACATGGTATACACGCAGCACCTGTTGCTAGGCCTCGTCGCAGAGGATCGCGCCTCCGGTGGATTCTTGGGATCTGGCATCACCATTGATGCTGCACGAGCTGCTGTCCAGAGTTTGTGGCAGGAGGATGATCAGAACGACGGGAATGGGGAGAGTGCGCAGCAGTCCGAGACTTCAGCTACGGATGTGCCATTTTCTGCTAGCACAAAGCGCGTGTTTGAGGCTGCAGTCGAGTACTCCAGGACTATGGGGTATAATTACATTGCACCGGAGCATATCGCTATTGGATTGTTCACCGTCGATGATGGCAATGCTAACCGTGTGCTTAAGAGGTAGTGTTTATTGAAGAATTTTAGCATTATACTAACTTTCTCGTTAGTTGCAATTTGTATCATTTTAGTTTGTATGGTACGCCCTGGAGAGTTTATGTAGGGATTTGGATCTAGTTTTAGTGACGTAAAGAGCTAATATAGCTGATAAATTTTTCTGTGATGGTTAGATTGTCTTGTGCTATGTTGGCTGGTGCTTCTAAGGAGGAAATTTTATCTTGTTTGTTAAACACTTGTGTTGTGCCTTCTCAGCAGCGAGTCAGTGCGCCTCTGTGTGCGTGTTTCTAGATATTGTTTTATTACAGTTAAGTTTCTGGAATGTCTGCATTTGGATGTACGAGTGGCattagctctctctctctccatttgcATGCACAGGATATATTTTGCCAACCCCATCGATGTGAATGGTTTATCCTTCCAGGTGACTTTAACATCAATGAGTCTATAGGTTACACATTCCCTTTTTCCGCAAAtccatttatttaattagatagATGTTCACAGGACAATAATTCCATAATCTGTAGTCTTTATctgataaaaatattaactATCGAGGTATTCTAAGTCGATGTTACATCTTTTTACTATCTTTTCTGTTGGATCATAACAGAAATCTGAAAAAATGTCCTGCATAGGTAATTACTCCTTCTGTTTACTTGTTTATTTCATGTAGCCACAACATGTAAACTGGAAACAATTTGGAAATTATTACAACAATGCTGTTTCCTAACTCACTGAGTCTCTTTTTCGGCATCATGTCATTCTAATTGAGTTGAAGATAATATAATTGCTTAGAGATTTTCACGTGTCATCTCTTGAACTAGACTGAAATGGTTTCAGATTAGGTGTCAATGTGAACCGTTTGGCAACAGCTGCAGTCTCCAGACTTCAAGGAGAGCTTGCCAAAGATGGAAGAGAACCAACGTCTACTGCATTTAAAAGGTCACGGGATAATATCATTCCTGAGAAAATCAATCAGGCAAAATCCTCTGAAAGTGCAACAGGTCAGGATCAATATTACCTGTTGTTCCATGGTGTTGCCGgattaatttttcttaaaaacagTAATTACATTGAGATTTACTGCTCTTTTAACAGAGAAAAAAGCTCTTGACCTATTCTGTGTGGATCTCACTGCCCGTGCTAGCCAGGGATCCATTGATCCTGTAATTAGTCGAGATACTGAAATACAGAGGGTCATTCAAATTCTTTGCCGAAGAACCAAGAGTAATCCAATTCTTCTTGGTGAAGCTGGGGTTGGAAAGACAGCAATTGCAGAAGGACTGGCTCTGAATATTGCTGATGGGACTGTTCCCTTCTTTCTAATGGTGGGTTTACTCTCTAGTCTCTACGAAGGAAAAAATATTAGTCAAAGTTTATGTTACTCTGGGAAGAAAGTTAAATGCATGGTTTTATACTTAGAAGGTGTTAATTATACTTGGAAGGTGTTTTGTTGAACTTATAAAGTCATTACGACAACTTTCGTCTTAAAGCATCAAAGCTCCAAAAAGtaaattataaaagtaaaagaTGTATTTTTGGAATAAGATCGTATTTTAACCAACTTCATTAATCCGTAAATTAGGCTATCTTAATAAATTGTCCTCACTAGCATTTTAATGTTCTACGATCATATTTTATCTGAACACACTTTAACATACTATTTGATTTTAAGATGcaggagtataatttattagcTTAGCCAGACACCCTATTACTATTAGAATTGCTGCTTGCTGAGGTTTGTCACTtatattgctttttttttttttttggccagAAAAAGCGGATATTATCTTTGGATATAGGTCTCCTAATAGCAGGTGCAAAGGAGAGGGGAGAGTTAGAGGGTCGTGTGACCATGTTACTAAAAGAGATTAAAAAGTCAGGTGAGTGCTTGTTTGGAGTGTTTGTGGGTTTTTAAACTTTGAGATCATGGCTTAGCTTGATAATGCCTCTTTTCaggaaatataattttatttattgatgaGGTCCACACGCTTATTGGTTCCGGCACAGTTGGACGAGGAAATAAGGGTTCTGGTCTGGATATAGCCAACCTATTGAAGCCATCACTTGGACGGAGTGAATTCCAGGTGAAAAATCTGTAGTGCATGCTTCGGTGTTGTATACTTTATATCATTCTTGTTGATGCATGATTAGGACTTTAGGAGGCTTATTTTTCTTTATGATGCACACCTACTACAGTTACTTGCATACTGCACAACAAGCTCTGGTGTCGGTCCTGCCCTCATCAACTTTTCTGTAGATGTAAatattgttacttttatttctttaagtCTATAAGTGAAAATTTGGCCTACACTGCTGAGCatccaagaaaattaaaaaaaaaaaaatgatgaggaAGATGAAAGGATATTGTTTCCTGGGTTGGcctattaaataattaatatattggTTGCCTTGCTGGATGCATTTGAGAATAACTAGGTGGATCTTTAAATTGTATTTgcttgcttttttttttttttttctttgtggCAGTGTATTGCATCCACAACTATGGATGAATTTCGCTTGCATTTTGAGAAGGATAAAGCATTGGCACGGAGATTTCAACCTGTTTTGATTAATGAACCAAGTCAGGTGCGATATAATCATTATTGACAAGCAGGAAACACACATATTACTCATAATTGTCATATTTTGCCTACCATCACCTCTTGATGTATTTTCAAACATATTTTAGGCTGATGCAGTTCAGATACTGATGGGTTTGCGTGACAAGTATGAGTCTCACCACAAATGTGTATACACTTTGGAGGCCATTAATGCTGCTGTACATCTGTCTGCTAGATTTATCCCAGATAGATATCTTCCTGATAAAGCTATTGATCTTATCGATGAGGCTGGAAGTAGAGCACGAATGGAAGCATCTAAGCGCAAAAAGGAAAAGCGAACTTCTGTACTGTCAAAATCGCCAAGTGATTATTGGCAAGAAATTAGAGCTGCTCAGGCCATGCATGAAGCAGTATGTTAAATATGTTTGACATGCATTGTTACAATCCTATATGTATGTTTTCTGGTGATTCTTTCTAATATTCAAAGTGTCCGTATCTGATGCCTTGTATTTTACCAGTCACTGGCAACAAGACTGGCAGAAAATGATGACAGCTTGAGCTTAGTGGAGAAGGAGAGACTTATTTCTGATCCGTCTTTGCTGTCGTCATCCTCAGATGATGAGTATGTTTTCTGCCTTATGACGTTGTTGATTGACCCTAGATTGCTGCGAACTTAGTCTTTGCATCTCTTGCAGAATTACAGTGGTTGGACCTGAGGATATAGCTACTGTTGCCTCATTCTCTTCAGGAATCCCAGTTAACAAACTAACAGCTGATGAAAGAATGCAGCTGGTGGGCCTTGATGAACAGCTGAAGAAAAGAGTTGTTGGTCAAGATGAGGCTGTAGCTGCTATTTGTCGGGCTGTGAAAAGATCTCGTGTTGGCTTGAAGGACCCAGATAGACCAATTGCCGCAATGCTCTTCTGTGGCCCTACTGGTGTTGGGAAAACTGAACTCACCAAAGCTTTGGCAGCAAGTTATTTTGGTTCTGTAAGAAAATCATTCCTTGCTGCACCTTCTTTTATTGTGATCTTAAATTGATCTTCACAAGGTCAAACCAAGTCCACGTCCATGTCCAATTTCTGTCTTTACTTTTAAATAAGACAAATGTATTATAAGGAAGTGGCCTATAAATGTGCCTGGTCTTACTTAAGAAGCACTACCAGGTAGGAAAGATGCAGATCTCAGCCACTTCTCAGTAGATGGAAATTGCCTTCAGGAATGCACTTTGAATGAATGATATGAAATCATTATTCCAAAATAAACCTtgaatttttatgtttattttcaaGCTATACACGGGAGAACATGATTTTTTTGGTTTAACCTTGAAAAATACCCTGATATGAAATTTGCAGCAGTTTTAATGCATCGAACTATTGATTTCTTGATTATTCTTGCTTCAGCGAAATATGATTCAAGAGTCGGTTTGTGAAATAATGTTTCTCCTTTATCTTGTAGGAGTCTGCCATGCTAAGATTGGACATGAGTGAATATATGGAGCGGCATACTGTAAGCAAGCTAATTGGATCTCCTCCAGGTTATGTCGGTTATGGAGAAGGAGGCACTCTAACTGAAGCTATAAGAAAACGGCCCTTTACTGTTGTGCTGTTAGATGAGATTGAGAAAGCTCACCCAGATATATTCAACATCCTGCTGCAATTGTTTGAAGATGGCCACCTAACAGATTCTCAGGTTTATTGCAgtaatgattattttattgcaTACAATTGCAAACCAGTGAAAACGAATGACCTTATTATTGTATGCACTACTAATCTGTTTGGAATTCATTCAATAGGGTCGAAGAGTATCATTCAAGAATGCACTGGTAGTAATGACTTCCAATGTGGGATCTGCTGCCATTGCTAAGGGTAGACACAACTCCTTTGGTTTTTTTACCAATGAAGATGAGTCAGCATCATATGTTGGACTGAAAGCTTTGGTGCTGGAAGAGCTAAAAGGTTATTTCCGGCCAGAATTGCTCAATAGAATAGATGAAGTAGTGGTGTTTCGTCCTCTTGAGAAACCTCAGGTTCGGCTCCTTTCCATCTAGCGGtttcttaatttcttatatCCGTGGAGCGTGTCAAGTGTCAACTGCTTTGTTCTGATCCTTTAATTGGACGACACTTGCTTTGACATGTCCAAACCTGAATGGTATGATTGCTATTAGAATGACACTTGTGAAATCCATTTCTGTTTCCCCTGGTTTCAGATGCTTGAGATATTGGATATAATGCTACGTGAAGTGAAAGATCGTCTGGCATGTTTGGGAATTGGTCTGGAGGTATCAGAAGCAGTGATGGAGTTGATATGCGAACAAGGTTATGACCGGAGTTATGGAGCTCGCCCTCTCAGACGAGCAGTTACTCTTATGATTGAAGATCTGGTAAGTGAATCTCTACTTTCTGATGAATACAAGGATGGCGACATTGCTGTAATCGATGTGGATAGTTCTGGGAATCCAGTCGTCACCAACAAATCAAACCATAGAATCGAATTATCAGACACGAGCTCCAAATTATAAGGAGATCATTCATCCAGCATAAGGTAGCAGTTTGTGGCATTAAGTTGTACAGAGCGTGTATATAACTATCGATTTAtatataatgatgatgatgggCGTCCGTCATTCTTTAAACTACTGACGTCCCACCTTGTTctcaaatatatacatattttttttaagttgttGAAATTTCCCAAACAAAACCCGAGAATGATGGTAAGAGACGACTCCAGACAATTGAAGCGATTGATCGTCTCCCAAAACGTTAAGGCCcttgcatttttattttgttctaTAATTAACTATACAAAAGAAGGCCCTCGTGTTGAGTTGCCATGAACACagaagaaattgaagaatgcgGCTCATTGAAAAATCAAAGTGAAAAGcatgataataaaaaaatgaatacatTCCTAGGGTGCgtttattttggttgtaaaaccatgaataagaaaaaaattgaaaaaaaatatatatatattttttttatcatgtttattagagatgaaaaaatgagaaaatgttgaaaaatattttttacaaaCCCATAccataggataatattattcaacattggtgagaaaatgagtgaaaatgagcTCCCCGACAAAATATTTCATCCtgtctaaaaaaaattcttcatTATAATGAATATGTGCAAATAATAAACAATgggtgaaaatatattttttctccttTTCCATTAAAAAACGCACCTAAAAGGAAAAGAATCCCACTcaaatctatatatctatatactatatataaaagagcagttcaACGGCTACTTTTTACCgccaaaatttgaaaaacaaaattaatttttttttgaattcacgTTCCTACATTTTCGGCCGACTCAGTGCTACAAAGAAAGAAGCCCCCCAAGCATATCTTAATGTACCTGTTTTTCATGCTAAACTAGTACGcgcgcccgtgcgatgcacggttgacatcaaaattaaatgatatttaaaatataagtaaatgtaaatcatTTGTTTAAAAGtgaaataattcacatcaattacttaataaaaaatatgaatataaaagcatatgaatttttaattttcaatatttgaaatatttaattttaattaataatgagtacaaatatgtaaatttatccGGTGATAAAGTTtccaaaaaattgatttttcaaaaagagataggatttattttcataaataacaaTTGCCaattaattacttaaattaaagaaCTTTAAATTGagctaatataataaaaataaaacaaaattactataaaaaaaagaataaagataaaaagtCGTAACATTAtattgaaagaaagaaaaaagaagagtggagagaggagagatgagagaaaaaaaattgatttttatgaTTTCAAACGATTCTAACTTTTtcgagttaattttttttatatataaattttacatcaaattaaagatcttgtcatgatctttaatttaagatccacattgaatattttttattaatcgaatttgatgatttttagaaaagaacaaaaaaaaaaggagaagtgAGAGAAAAATTCATGGAAATCATATTTAATCAAATACGAATATGGATGTTAAAATGGGTGAGAGAACGTGTAGATGAGGgagataggagagagaaagtgtgatAAAATAGGTgatagatgagagagaaaaattggcgCCAAAAAAGAGCCGTTAGAAACtgatgtttcatatatatatagatttttttatataccttttttctatttcttttttgttattttcatttcttcttctttttctaaaattatatattttaattaataataaaatcttcaatatacatatcaaattaaagataatgacaaaaattttaatttaatatatatctatataatatataaaagaggaattttttcctccaatttctccctctcttttttctctctgtTCTCCCACtaatcttttcactttttttttatgtattttaat harbors:
- the LOC131008568 gene encoding chaperone protein ClpD, chloroplastic, yielding MEVSCSPPLSVNCVLNSGPLRRVSASAAHRRGHKLVAFSPNCSPSSSSSSSCDAATSSACSTSSSSSSSYFGISLAQNCGLHRNNTVALKKPRRSFFVVSGIFERFTERSIKAVMFSQREAKAMGKDMVYTQHLLLGLVAEDRASGGFLGSGITIDAARAAVQSLWQEDDQNDGNGESAQQSETSATDVPFSASTKRVFEAAVEYSRTMGYNYIAPEHIAIGLFTVDDGNANRVLKRLGVNVNRLATAAVSRLQGELAKDGREPTSTAFKRSRDNIIPEKINQAKSSESATEKKALDLFCVDLTARASQGSIDPVISRDTEIQRVIQILCRRTKSNPILLGEAGVGKTAIAEGLALNIADGTVPFFLMKKRILSLDIGLLIAGAKERGELEGRVTMLLKEIKKSGNIILFIDEVHTLIGSGTVGRGNKGSGLDIANLLKPSLGRSEFQCIASTTMDEFRLHFEKDKALARRFQPVLINEPSQADAVQILMGLRDKYESHHKCVYTLEAINAAVHLSARFIPDRYLPDKAIDLIDEAGSRARMEASKRKKEKRTSVLSKSPSDYWQEIRAAQAMHEASLATRLAENDDSLSLVEKERLISDPSLLSSSSDDEITVVGPEDIATVASFSSGIPVNKLTADERMQLVGLDEQLKKRVVGQDEAVAAICRAVKRSRVGLKDPDRPIAAMLFCGPTGVGKTELTKALAASYFGSESAMLRLDMSEYMERHTVSKLIGSPPGYVGYGEGGTLTEAIRKRPFTVVLLDEIEKAHPDIFNILLQLFEDGHLTDSQGRRVSFKNALVVMTSNVGSAAIAKGRHNSFGFFTNEDESASYVGLKALVLEELKGYFRPELLNRIDEVVVFRPLEKPQMLEILDIMLREVKDRLACLGIGLEVSEAVMELICEQGYDRSYGARPLRRAVTLMIEDLVSESLLSDEYKDGDIAVIDVDSSGNPVVTNKSNHRIELSDTSSKL